One Aegilops tauschii subsp. strangulata cultivar AL8/78 chromosome 2, Aet v6.0, whole genome shotgun sequence genomic window, GCAGGCCCAGCTCGATGGCGGCTTTGAGCGTCATCGGCAGCACCGACGACAACGCCAGCTGCACCGCGTACATGCAACCCTCCTCGTCGGCCATGTCGCTAGTTCTACGTGCGTGCTGGTGCTGCTgctggtggtggtgttgttgtgaTCTAGACCAGGACTGGGACTGATGATGGCGGTGTGCTTGAAAGGGGTTTATATCGAGCAAGCTTGCAGTGCTACATGGCCATGCCGGTGGCTAGCAGCAGCGTGCCTAACCCATCGGTCACCAGCAAAGTTTAAGGCCGGTCCCAATGCAATGCTCCTAGTCAGCCGTCGCTTAGCCGCCTCCATGTCGCCGTCGCCCTTCACTATTCTTGGCCTCCTTCCGGCGAGTGGCCGCCCGGTTGCTTCGCGCCTTGACTTGTCGCCCGTGCCGTCGCTGCCGCTGCAGGACTGCTCGCCCGCACATATCCGTGAGGTATTTTCGTCAGACTTCTTACAATTAATTATGTGAGGTATGTCCTGCTTGGATAAAGCTAGACGTACGGGCTGCAGCCAACGGAACATACAGGAGGGAAGATTTGTTCTCTTTTAATTGCCGCTAAAATGGACTCATGGTGCACCGGCGATTGTTAGACTTTGTAACGTAGCCCAACTGTGTAATCTGTATATTGTGTAACCTTATAAATATATGTGATAGGCCACCCCTAAAGGGTTGAGCCAGTTCCCACAAATCCTATGTttaacatggtatcagcctaaACCCTAGGTCCTACTCCACCTcagcctccgccgccgccgtgccccaaCCCTAGGGCCGCCGTCGCCGCAGCTGCCATGACCGCTTCCGCCTCCGGTTCCGCCAGCTCCGGGGCCCTCCCCGCCACGCTGGCCGCCCTTCTCAATCTCCCCGCCCACGCCGGTGCGTCGCCGAGGCCCCAATTCTTCGGCACCACCACCGTTGGCTCGATGTTCTCGGCTCCGATCCCGCCATCTCCCGCGACGTCAACGGTGGCGGCCTCCACCGCCGCGATGATGGCGCCACCCGCGGCCCTCGCTGGTTCGTCCCCGACACTCGCCATCCTACCGGCGGCCTCGGGGGCCTCCGATGATCCGCTCGCGGGTGTGGCACCCGCAACCCCTACGGCGTCCGCTGTTGCTACCACCGACGCCGCCATGTTCTCCGGGCCTTTTCACTTCGACAACCTGATCACCACTCGTTTCACTCCGGACAACTATCTGTTTTGGCGTGCCAAGGTTCTACCGCTGCTCCGCAACCGCTCCCTCCTTGGCTATGTCGATGGTTCCCTGCCATGTCCGCTGCAGGTTATCCCCACTGTCCACGGTCCGGCCATCAACCCGGCGCACTGTGTGTGGGTGCAGCAAGACCAAGTGATCCTCTCCGCCATCCAGGGCTCCCTAGGAGACGGGGTCACTGGCCTTTGCCTCTTTGCTGCCTCCTCCTTGGATGCATGGACGACTCTGGAACATGCGTTTGCCCAGACCTCCACCGCCCACTCGATGGCTTTTCGCAGCAAGCTCGATGACATCAAGAAACTGGACTCATCTGCCACAACATACTTCAACAAAATCAAGGTCTTGGCGGACACAATGACCTCTATTGGTCGACCGCTGAGTGATGAGGAGTTCGCCGGCTACGTTATCAAGGGTCTCGATGCCGAGTACGACAACCTTGCCGAGGCCGTCCACAACGCCAAGCCGCCGCTTCCTCCGCATGGGCTCTTCTCCCGTCTTCTCTTCACCGAGCAACGCATCGAAGCTCGCCAGTCCGTCACCACCATCGCCGACCAGCCAGCGGCCTTTTGGGCATCGCGTGGCCAGCGCCCACCTGCGCCCTCTTCGCCTGCCCGGATTGCCACCCCCCTGCGCCATCCTCGGGTGGGGGCCCCGTGCGGTGCCAGCTTTGCGGACGTGAGAGGCACCTCGCCTCCAAGTGCCACAAACGATTTCAGCGGAGCTTCCTCGGCATCGGTAATGATGGCAAAGGCAATGAGCACCAATTTGCCATGGCAGATTTTGGCCCTCCTGCTGCCCATGTTGCCGCCAAGGTCAAGGACACACGCATCGACCAAGGTTTTACGCAGTCATACCCGATTGATCCTGCATGGTATATGGACACCGGCGCCACGAATCATATGACGAACGAGCTCGCCAAGCTGTCCACTCACCAGCCCTACTACGATCACGACAAGGTTCACACCGCCAACGGTATAGGTATGCCCATCTCTCACGTTGGTCAAGCATCTCTCTTAACTAGTCATCCATCTAGGCAGCTTCATCTTCGTAATATTTTACGGGTCCCCTCGGTGACTCTTAATTTGTTATCTGTTCCAAAACTCACTCTTGATAACAATGTCCTATGTGAATTTCACCCGTTTGATGTTTTTGTCAAGGACCGAGCCACCCGGGAAATTCTTCTTAGCGGCCGCGTGAGCCATGGCTTATACCGCTTGGAGGATCCATCCGCCCCGCGCGTCTTCAGCGGTGTTCGTGTGTCGCCATCCCAGTGGCACTCTCGCCTTCGCCACCCCGCCACTCCCATAGTTCGCCATATACTTCACCGTCATGAGCTGCCTATCGAGTCTAGCAATAAGAAGATGTCCGTGTGTGATGCATGTCAACAAGGCAAGAGTCATCAGTTACCATTTGTTTCCTCTACTCGGGAAGTAACGAGTCCTCTTGAGCTTGTGTTTTCCGATGTGTGGGGTCCCGCACAAACATCTGTCAGTGGTCACAACTACTATGTTAGCTTTATTGATGCCTATAATCGCTTTACCTGGCTTTATCTTCTTAAGCGCAAATCTGATGTGTTTGATATATTCATTCAGTTTCAAGTGCATGTTGAACGTCTTCTCAAGCATAAAATTATTCATGTTCAGTccgattggggggggggggggggggcgaatatCGCAACCTCAACACTTTCTTTAATAAGCTTGGGATCTCTCATCGTTTATCATGTCCTCACACACATCAGCAGAATGGCACTGTTGAGCGCAAACATCAACATGTAGTTGAGACCGGACTCACACTCCTGGCTCACGCCTCCGTACCGTTTCGCTTTTGGAGTGATGCCTTTGCTACTTCGTGTTTTCTTATTAACAGACTACCTACGCGTGTTCTGAATATGAAAACTCCTATTGAGCTTCTTTTACATGAAACTCCTGACTATACCTTCTTTAAGGTGTTCGGGTGTGCCTGTTGGCCTCATCTTCGTCCATATAATCATAGAAAGCTTGAATTTCGGCCGAAAAAATGTGTGTTCCTGGGTTATAGTTCTCTCCATGAAGGCTACAAGTGCCTTCATGTGCCAACAAATTGTGTCTACATATCCCGTGATGTTGTCTTTGATGAGAACGTCTTCCCCTTCTCCGCCATGCCGCAGCAACCCACCACACCTCCATCTATGCATTCATCTCCTATTATGCTTGGCCAATTTGAAGATGTTGCATATTCGCCTGTGTTGTTACCTAATCATGGTGCAGGAATTGGACGCGGTGCTCGCTTGGAGCTACTCCCTAATGCATCTCCTGAGACGCACGTCGATTGGCCGGTGCACGTGCatgcaccacctcccgccttcgacCCCGCCTCTGGAACCACGCCTGCCCATGCAACTGGGCCGGCGCCTGCGATGGCCTCCGTACCTGGGCCGATGTCCGTCACGGCTGCCTCTGCGCGGCCCACGTCACCGATGGCCTCACCCGAGAGGCTTGAGCGGTCCTCATCACCGTCTCCATGCCCGGCTTCGCCTCCATCATCGCCTACGTCGCCCGCCCGTACGTCTTTGCCACCCCTCTCACCAAGGTCGGCTGAGCCTCTCGTCGCCTCGCTTGGGCCCCCGTCGCCCGATCCTCCTTCACCGGCGCCTCAAGGATCAGTGCCGCCTGCTCCTGTCATCGTTGCACCGCAACGTCCGCACACTCGCAGCCGCATCGGTATTGTTCTTCCCAAACAGCGTCATGATGGAACTGTCACATACCTGGCTGCTTGTCTTGCTCATGCTGTTGCAGATCCCACCGCTGAACCACACAGTCATGAGGCCGCTATGAGTATTCCTCACTGGAGGGCTGCTATGGAGGAAGAGTACCACGCTCTTATGCATAATGAGACCTGGACACTGGTTCCCCCTCCACCTCGCGTCAACATCATTGATTCGAAGTGGGTTTTCAAAGTCAAGAGACATGCAGATGGATCTATTGAGCGCTACAAGGCGCGTCTTGTGTCCAAGGGGTTTAAACAGCATCAGGGTCTGGACTATGAGGACACATTCAGCCCCGTTGTTAAACCTACAACTATTCGGCTTCTCCTGTCTCTTCAAGTCTCTCGTGGTTGGTCTCTTCGACAGCTCGATGTGCAGAATGCTTTTCTTCATGGGTTGCTTGAAGAGGAGGTGTACATGCGGCAGCCACCAGGGTTTATTGATCACGCGCAGCCTCATCATCTCTGTCGTCTGACGAAGGCTCTCTATGGACTGAAGCAGGCGCCCCGTGCCTGGCATGCTCGCCTTGCTTCGGCCCTTCGTACTCATGGCTTCGTTCCGTCGACAGCTGACAGCTTGCTGTTCTTATTTCAGCGTCCCAGTGTGACTGTGTATTTGCTTGTGTACGTGGATGATATCATTCTGGTCAGCTCCTCTGCAACGGCTGCTAACTCTCTTGTGACTGCACTTGGCAGAGATTTCGCGGTTAAGGATTTGGGACGGCTCCACTTCTTCCTGGGTATTGAAGTTGCGCATCAGTCTCGCGGCAGCTTAGCTCTCACCCAGAAGAAGTACTCCCTTGACCTCTTGCGCCGCGCTGGTATGCTCAAGTGTAAGCCATCCCCCACACCAATGTCCTCCAGTGACAAGCTCTCGGCCACTGCTAGTACGATTCCGTCTCCTGCGGATGCAACGGAGTATCGGAGTATTGTTGGTGGCTTGCAGTATCTGACGATCACACGCCCTGATCTTTCCTTTGCGGTTAACAGGGATGACAATATCTTCATTCACCTACTGATGTGCACTGGTCTGTTGTGAAGTGCATTCTTCGTTATGTGCGTCTCACTGTCTCCTACGGTCTTCATCTGCGACCCAGTTCCTCAGCTGTTCTATCTGCGTTTTCAGATGCGGATTGGGCCGGGCGTCCAGATGACAGGCGATCCACAGGGGGATATGCTGTATTTTTGGGTCCTAATTTGATCGCCCGGAGTGCACGCAAGCAAGCCACTGTTTCTCGCGGCAGCACAGAAGCCGAGTACAAAGCAGTTGCCAATGCGACTGCTGAGGTTATCTGGATCGAGTCTTTACTTCGAGAGCTGGGAATCTCCCAGTCACATCCTCCAGTTCTTTGGTGTGACAACATCGGTGCTACGTTTCTTTCGACAAACCTGGTGTTCCATGCACGAACCAAACACATTGAAATTGACTATCATTTTGTGAGGGAACGTGTTGCACAGAAGCTACTACAGATCAAGTTTATCTCCTCGAAGTATCAACTTGCCGACATCTTCACCAAGCCTCTACCTTCTCCCATGTTCGAGGTCTGTAGGCGCAATCTCAACCTCCTAGATGCATTAGGAGTGAGTTgagattgagggagggtgttagacttTGTAACGTAGCCCAACTATGTAATCTGTATATTGTGTAACCTTATAAATATATGTGATAGGCCACCCCTAGAGGGTTGAGCCAGTTCCCACAAATCCTATGTTTAACAGCGATCACAGGAGATAAGGACAGTGGGCAGGAGGATGGACACGGAGAGTTTGGCGGCGCACAAATTCCTTGCCGCACCGACGGCTTTTCTGTTTTTTCACACCACCACGAACTCGATCCACCGGCTACAATACATAGGAAGGAGGGGGACTTACACTCGCGCGCACTGACGCACCACGCCACGCTCCCAAGTCCCAACGCACCCCACTCGCACACTCTCCACGTCCCGTGCTCCACGGCTCGCGCGCCCAACGTGCACGCACGCGTTCGACGCACCCGGGTCCAACGCCCCGACGCGGTCACTCCTCCAGCTTTGTCGCCACCTACCACACCCACGCACGCACAGACGCACGGACACACGCACACATACGCTCGTGCCCTGCACGGACCGCACCTGGCGCACACCCACGCCGGTCGCCACCGTGCCAGTCACGGATTATTCCCAACAGTCACCCCCTAAGCCGTGACCTAGAGGAGTGCCGGCCCAACGTCGTCAACTTCAGCGAGGAGcgctctctcctcctcctcctcctccactttGTTTGGCTTCCCGCAGTCTCTCCGAAAGTGGCCGCGCATGCCACAGTTGTAGTAGCGGccgcgccgcctcctccgcccGACACCGTGCCGCCGCCGTCATCTTCGTGGTCGAGGCCGCCGTCGCGCTGAAGCCGCCGTACTCCCCATTGTGCCGCCGTGAGCATCAGCTGCTCCTCCGCCTGCTCACCGCCGGCCTGCGCGCCGACGCAAACGCTCTTCGAAGGCCTTCAGCCGACCGAGCGATTACTCGAACGGCATCGTATCGATGTTGTAGAACTGCTCCATGCCGGCCACCGCGGCGTACAGACGGTCCGACACCGTGTCTAGGAGCTTCTTCACCATCACCGCGTGGCCCCGAGCCCCGCGTAGAGCGCCGCATGCCTCCGATCTTGCCGGCGTATGCGTCGAGAGACTCGCCGTCCGCCATGTGCAGCCGGTCGAAGTCGCCGCGGAGAGTGGACAGCCGTGCCGCCCTAACTCGATCCACGCCCATGAACCGCGTCTTGAGGCTGGTCCACGCCTCcgccactacaagaaatatgtcaacttttGACCTTCTCTCAGTGACCCTGAAAGAATTGGTCATAAATCGACGACCATTTGTGACCAATTGGTTGTtcgggggctccaaaccctaaactataacgaccattttggtcagaaaggtcgtaatttccttacacgaaatggtcataaatcAAACAGCACTGGTCCCCTTCCTCATTTCTAGCTAATAAgaaccaatatagatggtcatagcTATGTAAATTGTGGTGcattgctatgactaggcgccatctcatcagttttgcctatgtgtcatgtctatgtgtcaatttttgccctaggttgtgcaGCAGCCTATATTTCTATTATTCCCAAAATTCCCTAAAAAATTGGGCATTCTTTactatccaaatcattgcctcatgacaaTATTCAGCTCTATTTGCCTGGTAAATCTTCCTCGgaaaatttccaaagtttttgttcAGCTTAGActtttgtgaaggaagtactagctaggcataTCCTAATGAGCTGAATTTTTGCCACATCTTCTATATTCCCAAATCATAGCTCTCCACAAATTTGAGCCCCGTCTAACAATCCATGTGAGCTCACCATCCAATCTTTGTTTCTGGTAATATTTTCAGTTTGTTAAGCAACTATATTTTATGTTAATTTATAATTGCTGAAAATTTTCCACGACATGACCCTGCGATAGAACCTCCCTCCACCAAATTTTA contains:
- the LOC141041460 gene encoding uncharacterized protein, with the protein product MSPSPFTILGLLPASGRPVASRLDLSPVPSLPLQDCSPAHIREPPPPPCPNPRAAVAAAAMTASASGSASSGALPATLAALLNLPAHAGASPRPQFFGTTTVGSMFSAPIPPSPATSTVAASTAAMMAPPAALAGSSPTLAILPAASGASDDPLAGVAPATPTASAVATTDAAMFSGPFHFDNLITTRFTPDNYLFWRAKVLPLLRNRSLLGYVDGSLPCPLQVIPTVHGPAINPAHCVWVQQDQVILSAIQGSLGDGVTGLCLFAASSLDAWTTLEHAFAQTSTAHSMAFRSKLDDIKKLDSSATTYFNKIKVLADTMTSIGRPLSDEEFAGYVIKGLDAEYDNLAEAVHNAKPPLPPHGLFSRLLFTEQRIEARQSVTTIADQPAAFWASRGQRPPAPSSPARIATPLRHPRVGAPCGASFADVRDFGPPAAHVAAKVKDTRIDQGFTQSYPIDPAWYMDTGATNHMTNELAKLSTHQPYYDHDKVHTANGIGYKCLHVPTNCVYISRDVVFDENVFPFSAMPQQPTTPPSMHSSPIMLGQFEDVAYSPVLLPNHGAGIGRGARLELLPNASPETHVDWPVHVHAPPPAFDPASGTTPAHATGPAPAMASVPGPMSVTAASARPTSPMASPERLERSSSPSPCPASPPSSPTSPARTSLPPLSPRSAEPLVASLGPPSPDPPSPAPQGSVPPAPVIVAPQRPHTRSRIGIVLPKQRHDGTVTYLAACLAHAVADPTAEPHSHEAAMSIPHWRAAMEEEYHALMHNETWTLVPPPPRVNIIDSKWVFKVKRHADGSIERYKARLVSKGFKQHQGLDYEDTFSPVVKPTTIRLLLSLQVSRGWSLRQLDVQNAFLHGLLEEEVYMRQPPGFIDHAQPHHLCRLTKALYGLKQAPRAWHARLASALRTHGFVPSTADSLLFLFQRPSVTVYLLVYVDDIILVSSSATAANSLVTALGRDFAVKDLGRLHFFLGIEVAHQSRGSLALTQKKYSLDLLRRAGMLKCKPSPTPMSSSDKLSATASTIPSPADATEYRSIVGGLQYLTITRPDLSFAVNRDDNIFIHLLMCTDADWAGRPDDRRSTGGYAVFLGPNLIARSARKQATVSRGSTEAEYKAVANATAEVIWIESLLRELGISQSHPPVLWCDNIGATFLSTNLVFHARTKHIEIDYHFVRERVAQKLLQIKFISSKYQLADIFTKPLPSPMFEVCRRNLNLLDALGVS